In Edaphobacter aggregans, the sequence CACACTACCCCACGACCTCCAGCAATTCCTCGACACCAAATACGGCATCGTTGCTATCTGAATCCTCACAAAGAAGTAGTCGGCGAGAGCCCCTTCAACTTAGGCTGCGGGCCGGGCATTTGCTTGTACGTATACATGCGAAGGTCGGCGATCCGCAGTAGCCTGGTCGCGTCCTGTGCATCATCCGGGTAAATTGAAATCCCCAGGCTTGCTGTAACACTCATCGCCTGCCCCTCAACCAGAATCGGCGTTTCAACGGCCCCGCGGATTGCATCGGCCAACCCCTCCACCGACTGTTTTTCGCTTAGTCCCGCAATCAGCGTAAATTCATCCCCACCGAGGCGCGCCAACGCGTCGAAGCCGCGGACGTTCTCGCGCAGGTTCTTCGAGACCTCGCACAACACCTGATCACCAGCATGATGCCCCAACGAATCGTTGATTTGTTTGAAGCCATTCAGATCCAGCATGAACACCGCAAGACTTCCGTTACTGCGGTGTGCCCGATCGAGAGCGCAGGCAAGCCCATCCTCAAACGAACGCCGGTTCGGCAACCCCGTCAACTCATCATGCAGCGCAAGCCAGCGGTTGCTTGAAACCTGCTCCTCCAGCATCACCAGAATCATGCCGATCGAAATCAGCGACTTCTGCATGTTCCAAACGTGCGAGGCGATATCGGCATAAGTGCGGTATTGCACAATAAGCGGATGCACCAGGAAGAAAGCCGCCCAGATAAAAAAACCCGTCAAAATAGCCAGCCGCCCCGTGCTCTTGCGCGGAAGCAGCTGCCGGAAGTTGAACCACGCAATCGAATACACGCAGCCGAGGCTCCAGTAAACCGCCTCGCGAAACTTGCCATTGTGGACCAGCAGACCCACCGCAAACCAACCGCTGATCTGCACTACCGCTAGCCTCCAGCTTCGCCGCAAATAGAATGCAGTCACCCCGCTGATCATGACACCGGCAACAACGCATGGAAGAAAAGCTTCCGCCTTAAAAATATGCATGCCGTAGAGGGTGTTCATCGCCAGCAGCGGCAGCGCATTCAGCGAGAGGTAAAGCAATCGGTCTCGCAGAGAGCGTCGCTGATCGCCCGAGGCCCACACCCAGACCACACCCGCCAACAAGTAGCAGTTCATCACAATAACGTGGAGCACCTTGCTCGGCAAACCATTCGGAGCATAGAAGATGTGGGCCACCGCCTCCACAAAGGTGAAGAACAGACCCAGCAGCCACATGTTCACCTGCTCCTGCGGATGCCTCTGGCGCAGCACCAGCAGGATGACGATCAGAATCGTCAGCGCGAAGAGATCGGGAAGAAAGGCATAGTTCATCAAAGCTGTCTTTACCCTGGGAAGCAATATTCTACAGAGCTACAGCAAATCATCCTGCCAATTCATTTACAGAAAATTCTATGCACCTGGTCCATGCGCAGGTTTTCCTTCCTGCACATAATTCCGATTCCACTTCGGAATCTCAACAACATACGTCCCCGGCTTCTCAATCACCGCCTGGCAGCCCAGCCGCGAATTCAGCTGGATATCCGCCGCCGTCTCCATCCGGTCCAATTCTTTGTCTTCCGCCTCGCTGATACCCTGCGCGCCCTCCTTTACCCAGATATGACAGGTGGTGCAAGCGCAAACTCCACCGCAGGCATGATCCAGAAAGATATCGAAGTTCTCGGCCACATCAAGAAACGACATCGGCTCGCCATGACCCTCATAAGGCAGCGAGTCAAACGGAAACTCCACAGTCTTTCCTTGAGGCTCGAACGTCACTCGAACCATTCCCTCGCCCGCAGGCTTCGACAAATCTACTTCCATACTCTTTTCGTCACTCATATCTCAATCTTCCGTCGACTCTCCGGCCGTAGCCTCATCCTTCACTGAATCTTCAATCTTCTCCGCCTCGGCATCACTGCTCAAAACCTGGGCCTTCGCGAACGGGTGCGGCGCTTTAACGCCTTCTCCTATGCTCTCACCTGCGGCCTCCATCGTCTTGCCTTTGATGGCGCCCGAGACGGCCGAATCCATCATCAACTCCGCAAACCGCCGTGTCGACTGATCCAGAGCCTCAATCGACTGCCGGATAGCCTTGTAATCGTTCCCCTTCGTCGCTGCCTTCAACTGCGATACACCCTGATCGATCTTCTCAATCTCATCAGACGAGAGCATCTGCCACGCAGCATGGCTCCGCCCCTTCTCCACCGCAGTCAGAATCGTATCGGCCTCGTTCTTCGCCTCGATCACTTGCCGCTCGCGAATGTCCTCCTCGGCATAGTCGAACGAGGCGAGAATCATCGACTCCACCTGCTCATCCGTCAGCCCATACGTCGGCTTCACCTCAACCTCAGCTTCTTTCCCACTGCGCTGCTCCCGGGCACTCACATGCAGAATCCCGTTCGCATCGATCAAAAACTTCACCTCGATACGCGGCAGCCCAGCCATCATCGGCGGAATCCCCTTCAGATCAAACCGAGCCAGCGACCGGCAATCCTTAGCCAGTTCCCGCTCGCCCTGGACCACATGGATAGCCACATTCGCCTGCCCATCCACGCCCGTCGTGAAGTGCTCCGTTGCGCTGGCAGGAATCGTCGAATTCCGCTGAATGATCTTCGCTACCACCCCGCCGAGCGCCTCAATCCCCAGCGACAGCGGAGTCACATCCAGCAGCAGCAGATCCTCCGTAGCCGCCGATCCACCAGCAAGAATCTGCGCCTGCACCGCAGCCCCCAGAGCAACCACCTCGTCCGGGTTCAACTCCGTATGCGGCTTCTTTCCTCGCGC encodes:
- a CDS encoding GGDEF domain-containing protein translates to MNYAFLPDLFALTILIVILLVLRQRHPQEQVNMWLLGLFFTFVEAVAHIFYAPNGLPSKVLHVIVMNCYLLAGVVWVWASGDQRRSLRDRLLYLSLNALPLLAMNTLYGMHIFKAEAFLPCVVAGVMISGVTAFYLRRSWRLAVVQISGWFAVGLLVHNGKFREAVYWSLGCVYSIAWFNFRQLLPRKSTGRLAILTGFFIWAAFFLVHPLIVQYRTYADIASHVWNMQKSLISIGMILVMLEEQVSSNRWLALHDELTGLPNRRSFEDGLACALDRAHRSNGSLAVFMLDLNGFKQINDSLGHHAGDQVLCEVSKNLRENVRGFDALARLGGDEFTLIAGLSEKQSVEGLADAIRGAVETPILVEGQAMSVTASLGISIYPDDAQDATRLLRIADLRMYTYKQMPGPQPKLKGLSPTTSL
- a CDS encoding 2Fe-2S iron-sulfur cluster-binding protein, whose protein sequence is MSDEKSMEVDLSKPAGEGMVRVTFEPQGKTVEFPFDSLPYEGHGEPMSFLDVAENFDIFLDHACGGVCACTTCHIWVKEGAQGISEAEDKELDRMETAADIQLNSRLGCQAVIEKPGTYVVEIPKWNRNYVQEGKPAHGPGA